From the genome of Verrucomicrobiia bacterium, one region includes:
- a CDS encoding FAD-dependent oxidoreductase, with amino-acid sequence MRADLVIIGGGLGGCAAALAAARNGLRVIMTEETDWIGGQLTSQAVPPDENPWIETYGGTKSYQDLRTHIRDYYRRNFPLIEAARNNASLNPGNGGVSRLCHEPRVALAALHEMLAPYVASGRVQILLEHTAVHATASGDVVKTVSALSRRSGNPVELVAPYFIDATETGELLPLTRTEYVTGAEAQSETGEPHAKPTAQPHNMQAFTCCFAMEYLHGEDHTIEKPREWEFWRDYLPPVKPAWPGKLLDLVYSHPITLAPRNYGFDPEKATGLFHYRRIVDRKNFVPGTFGGDVSLVNWPQNDYLPGNLFEGAPDEAARHLARAKQLSLSLLYWLQTKAPRPDGGEGWKGLKLRPDLVGTEDGLAKYPYIRESRRIRAVFTVREQHVGTDARAELLGQSKDAVKAESFSDTVGIGSYRIDLHPSSGGDNYIDIASLPFQIPLGALLPQRVKNLLPASKNLGVTHITNGCYRLHPVEWNIGEAAGALVAYCLQEKHEPHAVRAKPELLQEFQACLTDQGVRLHWPA; translated from the coding sequence ATGCGCGCCGATCTGGTAATCATCGGTGGCGGTCTGGGCGGTTGCGCTGCGGCGCTCGCCGCCGCCCGAAACGGTTTGCGCGTCATTATGACCGAAGAGACGGATTGGATCGGCGGTCAGCTTACGTCCCAAGCCGTGCCGCCGGATGAAAACCCATGGATCGAAACGTATGGCGGCACGAAAAGTTACCAGGACTTACGCACGCATATTCGTGATTACTATCGGCGTAATTTTCCGTTGATTGAAGCCGCTCGAAACAACGCGTCGTTGAATCCAGGCAACGGCGGAGTCTCGCGGCTTTGTCATGAGCCACGCGTGGCGTTGGCGGCATTGCACGAGATGCTCGCGCCATACGTGGCGAGCGGGCGGGTTCAGATTTTATTGGAGCACACCGCCGTTCACGCCACCGCATCGGGAGATGTCGTGAAGACGGTGTCCGCGCTAAGTCGTCGGTCGGGAAATCCGGTGGAACTGGTCGCGCCCTATTTTATTGATGCCACGGAAACCGGTGAGTTGCTCCCGTTGACCCGCACGGAATACGTGACTGGTGCGGAGGCACAATCGGAAACCGGCGAACCGCACGCCAAACCCACGGCGCAACCGCATAACATGCAAGCGTTCACCTGCTGCTTTGCGATGGAATATCTTCACGGCGAGGATCACACCATCGAGAAACCGCGCGAGTGGGAATTTTGGCGGGATTACCTTCCGCCTGTGAAACCCGCCTGGCCGGGCAAGTTGCTCGATCTGGTTTACTCGCATCCCATCACGCTGGCGCCGCGCAATTACGGCTTTGATCCGGAAAAAGCGACGGGGCTGTTTCATTACCGCCGCATCGTGGATCGGAAAAATTTTGTTCCGGGAACTTTCGGCGGCGATGTATCGCTGGTCAACTGGCCGCAGAACGATTATTTGCCTGGAAATCTGTTCGAGGGGGCGCCGGATGAAGCCGCGCGCCACCTGGCTCGTGCCAAACAGTTGAGTCTTTCACTGCTTTACTGGTTGCAAACCAAAGCGCCGCGACCAGACGGTGGCGAAGGCTGGAAAGGGTTGAAATTGCGCCCGGACCTCGTTGGCACGGAGGATGGACTGGCCAAGTATCCCTACATTCGGGAGAGTCGCCGCATTCGCGCCGTTTTCACGGTGCGGGAACAGCACGTCGGCACGGATGCGCGCGCGGAGTTGCTGGGCCAATCCAAGGATGCGGTCAAGGCGGAGTCTTTTTCCGATACGGTGGGAATTGGCAGTTACCGGATTGATTTGCATCCAAGCTCCGGCGGCGACAACTACATTGATATCGCGTCGCTGCCGTTTCAGATTCCCCTGGGAGCGTTGCTGCCGCAGCGGGTGAAAAATCTTTTGCCGGCCAGCAAAAATCTTGGCGTCACCCACATCACCAACGGTTGCTATCGGTTGCACCCGGTGGAATGGAACATCGGCGAAGCGGCGGGCGCGTTGGTCGCTTACTGCCTCCAGGAAAAGCATGAACCGCACGCGGTGCGGGCGAAGCCGGAATTGTTGCAGGAATTCCAAGCGTGTCTGACCGATCAAGGAGTGCGCCTGCATTGGCCCGCCTGA